The Spirochaeta isovalerica genome includes a window with the following:
- a CDS encoding response regulator, with the protein MKTIFAVDDSPTARASIEYTLSKAGFQVVLAEDGVKALEKIPSTPQIDVFLFDVNMPNMDGITLIKEVRKLADHKFTPILFLTTESQESKKMEGKAAGASGWVVKPFDPEQLIAVISRFAGE; encoded by the coding sequence ATGAAAACCATATTTGCCGTTGACGACTCCCCTACTGCCAGAGCATCCATCGAATACACACTATCAAAAGCGGGCTTTCAGGTTGTCCTGGCGGAAGATGGTGTCAAAGCGCTGGAGAAAATTCCCTCGACACCGCAGATTGACGTCTTTCTCTTTGATGTCAATATGCCCAATATGGACGGAATAACTCTGATAAAAGAGGTGAGAAAACTGGCGGACCACAAATTCACACCGATCCTCTTTCTCACCACCGAATCCCAGGAATCAAAGAAAATGGAAGGGAAAGCTGCAGGAGCCAGCGGATGGGTTGTCAAACCCTTCGATCCGGAACAACTGATAGCTGTCATTTCCAGATTTGCCGGGGAGTAA
- a CDS encoding STAS domain-containing protein, which translates to MNTLTVDRELKIRNAASLWKQVRETEDPLELDCSGLEKIDGAGMQLLLYLIHQEYKLKGLTEDLIRMIDNKGYTIKGDKS; encoded by the coding sequence ATGAATACGTTAACAGTTGATAGGGAGCTGAAAATCAGAAATGCCGCCTCTCTGTGGAAACAGGTAAGGGAAACGGAAGACCCGCTTGAACTGGACTGTTCCGGCCTGGAAAAAATCGACGGCGCGGGAATGCAGTTGCTGCTCTATCTCATCCATCAGGAGTACAAACTGAAGGGACTTACGGAAGATCTGATCAGAATGATCGATAATAAAGGATATACAATCAAAGGAGATAAATCATGA